ccagtggccatcgaaggtgagcattttcacactgaagtcagttacaacgccaaactgcagtcaggtcaagaccctggtgaagacgacgagcatgcagatgagcttccctgagacggcttctgacagtttgtgcagaaattcttcagttgtgcaaacccagtttcatcagctatccgggtgtctggtctcagacgataccgcaggtgaagaagccagatgtggagatcctgggctggcgtggttacacttggtctgtggttgtgaggccggttggacgtactgccatcttctctaaaacgacattggaggttgcttatggcagagaaattaacattaaattctgtcaacagctctgatggacattcatCCAGTCAGCAGGCCAATTGAacgctctctcaaaacttgagaaatctgtggcattttgttgtgaagaaactgtacattttagagtagcctattattgtccctagcacaaggtgcacctgtataatgatcatgctgtttaatcagcttcttgatatgccacagttgtcaggtggatggatcatcTTGGTAGAAGAGAGGATCATCCTGCTCACAACAGGGATGTATACAAATGTGTGCAAAACAATTTAGAGattttctgggatattttatttcagctcatgaaatatgggaccaacactttacatgatgcTTTTCTATTTTTGTTCGGTGTAGAAGGAAAAACCCTCCCATATCCAGGACATGCCTAAATTCATGAATCTTGATTGGAAGCAGAGACGGTATACTTTTTCCCAGGACCAAATGTAAAACAAAACACGACGCCACCCACCCAGTGATCAAACATCTGCTCTTGGTAAACCCCTTCTCTCCAACTCTTTAAAACACagttgtgagtgtgtgtaagGATGCAGCTGTGCATGGAGAGACAGActgtgttcgagagcatcaaaacGACTGCAGGCGACTGATCTACAAATCCCCTTGCGTCATAAATAACAAATCATTATTATGTGTAGATCTGTTACTCAgtcaatttacccatgatacattgCGGTTTTGATCCTCTCGAACACGGCCACAGGCCTCATCCCAAAAGGCACTCTATATGGCAGTTTGTTGGCGGGTGTGAAGTCAACTTATTTGATCCAAACACTAATACACTTTAAATTGCATTCCAAACTAACCACAAATACTTGTTTTACCGTTTCCGTTAGAGTATTGGCAACTGTGTCTTTATGGAAACAATGGACATGACTTATGATGATGCTTATGTTGTTAAAGTACTCAAACTGAAGACACATCTGTTTCTTTTGTGCACTTTGACCGACTGACTAGCTATTGCAGTTGGCTAAAACGTCTGACTGGTCTGACTGGAATGTGGGCAATTTTTCTAGACATCCTGCACCCACACCTGTCTGAAATGATCAGGTCTGGTTGAGAGACATTGCAAATCAGAATGTGGTATGGTGGTTGGGAGGAGGAAGCGGGGCCTTACATATTGGAGTGGCAGCTTGCACATGGCGAGGGGCCAGTCGGGCATGATGTGGTTATGACACTCCCGCACGGAGCAGCAGGGTGGCTGGCCCTCGGTCAGCAGGGCGCTGGTCAACTCTGTCCTCAGGAAGTACTCCTGGGGAACAACAGGAATTTAAAGGGTTAACCATGGGAGGAGTTAGCCTGGTCCCGtattcacaaagagtctcagagcaggagtgctgatctaggatcagttttgccttttagatcacaagGAAAATAATTATATGGACAGGTAGATCTGGCCCAAGACCAGCACTCCTGCTCTGAGAAGCTTTTTGAGCCTTGGTCCCATACTGTAGTGCTTCCTACTCTCCAATCACTGTCAAGCCATACACACAGAGGGTTGGCTTTCACAGAACACAAATTCACTTGCACAGTGACGTGCTCATTTGCATCACATAAATGTCACCCAAAGAGGAATGAGGCTTTCTCAGAATTACATTACCACAACATCCTGCTTCAATGAACAGCTTTTACATTTCTCTGAGACGGTGTTTGAGAAATAACACACATAAAAGACGGATAGAAAGACTGGGAACAGGAGAGAGTTAAGTAGAGCGAAGGAGTGTgttagagagtgatggaggggtagagagggtggAGTagaagaatagagagagagaagtgaagagGGATGAGTGTAGTGGAGGGGGTCAGTGCCAGaggaggttgctgaggggaggatgactCATAACAATGGCCTGAATGGAATCAAACATGGTTACCATgtgtttaataccattccattcactcctttccagccattattatgagccatcctccactCACCAGCCTCCAGTGATCAGTGCTCTCACCCCAGCCAGTGTGAGGATGTTGGTGATGTTCTTGGTGATGACCAGAGAGCTCTTGGCCCGAGTCACCGCCACATACAGCAGGTTCCACTCATCGTCTGGGATGTCACCTAGAGGACGAGGGAGAAAACAGTGGAGTCAGCCACTAACAAACATTGGTACTATAATCTGGACTGTAATATTAACCAATGTTGATTTGGCGTAGGCCGTGGACCAATGCAAACAGTCCTTGGCCTTAGATAAGAGTTGGTATTTGGATAGGTTTGATTGCCTAatgattgcacacacacacacctcctgagCAGCTGGAAAGTCTGGGTAAGTTGTGGGCGGCACAGGGCACCTTAGCAAAGTCATCAGTGATCACCACCGTGTCAAACTCCAGACCCTTTGATTTATGGACTGTCCCCAGGATAAAATCTAAGAGAtaagagacagacagcaggggaGGGTTGATACAAATGAGAAAGATCAGACTCTCAAATACAAATACAGCAATTCACAactctgtgtgtctgtacagtggtgagtgtgtgtgtgtctatgtgtgtgcagCATGTAcctgtgtgcatgtgtctctgtacagtgtgtgtacagtatgtaactgtgtgtgtacctgcgtgTTGGGCCTCTCTCTTTGTGCAGCCGTAGAGGCGTTCCACCAGCTCAGGGATGCGGCTGTTGTATTTCTCCACCATGGAGAGTTTGCCCTCCAACTCACGGTCCTCTGTTTTTTTAGCGTAACTCTTCAGCCCAAAGTAGCCCCCCAGACTCTGCTGGGTGAACCTACGGATGGAGCTGTCCTTGATGCctagagagcagggagagaaggagaagggagcACGTTTAAAAAGGGAGAGAGCTAGTTACACTGCAGAGTAGAGCTAAATCTATTGACACAAAAGACCCAACCAATAAAACAATGAGCATTGAGAGAGCCAAGGCAGGATACTGTCTAACCAAAAACAGATGTCACATAGGTACAACATACTAATTCACTTGTATTAGAATTGCAGAACTGAGGCAAGGGGCAGTGTGTGCGCCACTCACCTCGAGAGCGGTTGTTTTCTGGCTGCATCAGAACCCAAATGTCCATGATTCTTTTCAGCACAAAATTCTCCACCCACTGGAGTGGAAAATGGAAAACACATGTCTTACACAAGACccaaacacgtgtgtgtgtgtgtgttttggggggtGAGGGGGTGTATGGAGACTCACCCCTACAATGTGCAGCCTACAGCGGGGGTTGGCGTCGGTGAGTCTGACTGCTTGGTCGAACACGGAGACGTTAGAGCGAGACAGCACTGCTAACTTGCCCCGACCAGGACTCGACCCTGTAGTCAGGGGACGCAGTGAGTCCACAGCCTTACCCTGCACACAGCCTGGGGATggacacagacacgcacgcacattAAAGAGCAGGTTACACTATATATTTCCACAAATCTAACAAAGTAGATTGATGATATTCCACCCAAATCATATTAaagttttaaaatatatatttatatttatatatatatatatatatatatatatatatatatattgtagcgAACCGCACAGGCAGCTGTgtgttttaattttttaattttattaacaacaaatcaatacagaaagtacatgAGGGAACATGTACTTTCTGGACAATtgagctagggggtacaatatcacattacacaaggaccttaagggtcatacatacacttataattctaacagcttttttgttagtagagtatttcattgtcttaaaatacagttcaatttctttttgtagggtaagaaaatTCGATTTTTTGTTTGGA
This is a stretch of genomic DNA from Salvelinus alpinus chromosome 11, SLU_Salpinus.1, whole genome shotgun sequence. It encodes these proteins:
- the LOC139534042 gene encoding F-box DNA helicase 1-like, whose translation is MDIWVLMQPENNRSRGIKDSSIRRFTQQSLGGYFGLKSYAKKTEDRELEGKLSMVEKYNSRIPELVERLYGCTKREAQHADFILGTVHKSKGLEFDTVVITDDFAKVPCAAHNLPRLSSCSGGDIPDDEWNLLYVAVTRAKSSLVITKNITNILTLAGVRALITGGWSTS